The genomic region AAAGAAGCCCCTCACCCTGGCCCGTAGGCGAGCCTCCCCCCAGATGGGGGAGGGGATAAAAGAAGCCCCTCACCCTGGCCCGTAGGCGAGCCTCCCCCCAAAGGGGGGAGGGGATAGAAGGAATGCAGCCATGCCGAAAAAAAGCGTCTTTCTGCTCGTTATCCTGGCCCTAAGCGCGGCCGCCGCGGAGCCCACCATCGCCGTCGTGGACTTCGAGGCGGTGAACTGCGACCCCGGCCTGGCCCGCGGGGTCTCGGAGTTGGTGCGCGCCGGCGTGGTCGGCATCGAGGGCCTGCGCGTCATCGAACGGGCCCAGCTCGCCCGCATCGCCGAGGAGCAGGCCCTGGCGCTCTCGGGGATGGTGGACGAATCCGACGCCGTGGAGGCGGGTCACCTGGCCGGGGCGGACCTCGTCGCCCTCGGCAGCGTCACCGAGATTGACGGCGCCTATGTCATCCAACTGCGCGTGGTGGACGTGGAGACGGGCGAGGTGCTGCTGGGCGTCTCGGACACGGCGGGCTACGAGGGCTGGATTCCGGGGAAGGTCCGGGGGCTGGTGGAGAGCCTGGCCGACGCCGCCGGGATTCTGAAGTCCCAGCTCCGCACCACCCCCGACGAGTACCTCCTGGGCTACTCCGGCTCCGGCGCCATCGTCTTCCACCTCGCCGGGGACATCCACTACCTCGATCTGGCCACGGGCGTGGGGAGGCGGCTGACCGAGGACGGACTGAGCTGGCAGTCGGCCATCTCCCCCGACGGGCGGCGCCTGGCCTTCAGCTCCCGCCGCGACGGCGACCTCGAAATTTACGTCATGAACCTGGCCACCGGGGAGACGACGAAGCTGACCGACAACGCGGCCGACGACGACGCCCCGAGCTGGGACCCCGACGGGGAGCGCATCGCCTTCCACTCCGTCCGCGACGGCAACTGGGAAATCTACGCCGTGGACGTGGATACCAGGGAGACCGAGCGCCTGACGAACGACCCCGCCGTGGACGCCTACCCCGCCTGGAGCCCCGACGGGAAATACATCGCCTTCGACTCCATGCGCACGTCCTACACCGGCGGCTACGAGGTGTACGTCATGGAGGCCGACGGGGAGGAGCCGACGCGCCTGGGCGCGGGGTTCAATCCCGAGTGGTCCCCCGACGGGGGGAAGATAGTCTTCGTCCGCCAGGGCGACACCGGCGGCGACCTCTACCTCGCCGACCCCGACGGCAAAAACGTGGAGCGCCTGACCTACGATGGCGGCGCCAAGCGCTTCCCCTGCTTCACCGGCGACGGCGAGACCGTCATCTACGACGACACCCACACCGACATCTTCGCCCTTGATCGGGCGACCGGCGACGTGTACCGGGTGACCTGGAACGGCTGCGTGGTGCCCACCTGGGGCCCGGCGGCGGACTGACGGCCCTCCACGAGCGCGACCGGCGCCCGGAGGAAACCGTCAGCGGTGACTTCGAGAAGCCGGGCTTCACCCCCGGCAACCGCAGGGCTGAGGGCGTCATCTCCCGCCGCCCTTCGGGGGGAAATTTCCCGGGCTGCGCCGATTCTGCAACCCCCGCCGACCTGCTCCATCTTTCCCGGAGCAGGTCCGGGACCTCTGTGCGGAAATGTTATGTAAGCCTCGTCTGTTATAATTTGTTTCGGTTGGGCAAGCCGTACAAACGAAAGGTGAAACCGTGCGCAAGATCACCGTTATCTGCCTTCTGATCGCCTTCGCCGCCCTGGCCGACGTTGACCCCGACGCGGAAATCACCACCACCGACCCGGACGTCCCAGGTGAGGAGGGGACCGTTCTATCGTCGGAGGTCCGCGCCCAGCTCGAAGAGAGCGCGGACAGCTACCTCCAAGTGGCGGAGGAAAATCTGCACAGCCCGGACATCGCCGGCGAGATGCTTTTCAAGGCCGGGGAGTGCTACGAGAAGCTGGGGGATTGGACCAAGGCCCGGGAGATATTCACGCTCTACAATCAGCGGTACAGGGAGACGGGTGTCCCGGACCTGGTGGTGGAGTCCTACTACCGCGCCGGCCACGCCGCGTTGAAGCTGGGCGACGTGGATACCGGCCGCGATCTCCTCTTCGAGTGCACCAAGGTGTACGAAGACTTCAGCACGAGGCCCGGCATCGAAGTGAACTTCGACATCCCGGCCAAGGCCTACGTGGAGATAGGCGACCTCCTCTTCGACGACTACGCGGCGATCACCCTCGAGGGCGACCTGATGGACCTGGACCCCCTGGTGCAGACGGCGACGAAGAAGTACGGGCTGATGAACGAGTTGACCGAGATCTACGGCCGTGCCGCCAGGGCCTCCGATCTTGAGGTGAACTTCTCAGCCCGCTACAAGGCCGGATTGGTGTACGAGCAGTTCTACCGCACCGTCAGCCAGATGAAGCTCAGTTTCGCCACCCTGGACCAGCTCATGGAGGAGAACCCGGATGAAGCCGCCGAGCTCGAGGAAACCGTCATGGAGCAGTTGGCCGAGTTCAAATCGCAGATGAACACCTGGGCGGCGGAAAAAGGTCTCGACAAGGCGATCCAGGTGTACGAGTTCATCATCCGCAGCGCCGAGGAGCGCGGCGAGACAAACCAGTGGGTGCAGATGGCCGAGGAACGCCTGGCGGACCTTATTCCGTAGACCTACTACATCACATCGGGAAGTGCCCAGGTGGATTAAGCCCCCGCCTTTCGGGGAGAGGCTTGCCCAAGGGCCGGTGTGATGGGTGATGTCCCCTCCCCCCTCTGGGGGGAGGGATAGGGTGGGGGGTGTAGCTCCTCCCCCCTCTGGGGAGAAGTTCTCGCCTGAGGACATGAGGAAAGTACACCTCGTAATCTTCGAGCCGTAGCGCGTCACTGGCCGCAAGGAGAAGGGGAAGGATTAACATGGAAACAAAAGAATTGAAGGGATCATGGTGGTTACCCGGTAACCCAGATAGAAGATTTTATGGCACATTAAATTTCGATAATACTAGTGGTTGCTATCTCGAAATTGTTGGTTCTTTATCAACAGAAGATATTGTTGAAATAATTCTTGGATACTCGACATCAGGTGATGAAGTAACTCTGTATAATTCTATTCGTACTCAATCAACATGGTCTTTTCCAGGTACATCTACAGAAAAATATATATCTAATATACTATTTTTAGGAACACATTTTAAACAAAAAGAAGATATTACATTTAAAGAGATTCGCATATCTT from bacterium harbors:
- a CDS encoding DPP IV N-terminal domain-containing protein, with amino-acid sequence MPKKSVFLLVILALSAAAAEPTIAVVDFEAVNCDPGLARGVSELVRAGVVGIEGLRVIERAQLARIAEEQALALSGMVDESDAVEAGHLAGADLVALGSVTEIDGAYVIQLRVVDVETGEVLLGVSDTAGYEGWIPGKVRGLVESLADAAGILKSQLRTTPDEYLLGYSGSGAIVFHLAGDIHYLDLATGVGRRLTEDGLSWQSAISPDGRRLAFSSRRDGDLEIYVMNLATGETTKLTDNAADDDAPSWDPDGERIAFHSVRDGNWEIYAVDVDTRETERLTNDPAVDAYPAWSPDGKYIAFDSMRTSYTGGYEVYVMEADGEEPTRLGAGFNPEWSPDGGKIVFVRQGDTGGDLYLADPDGKNVERLTYDGGAKRFPCFTGDGETVIYDDTHTDIFALDRATGDVYRVTWNGCVVPTWGPAAD
- a CDS encoding tetratricopeptide repeat protein — encoded protein: MRKITVICLLIAFAALADVDPDAEITTTDPDVPGEEGTVLSSEVRAQLEESADSYLQVAEENLHSPDIAGEMLFKAGECYEKLGDWTKAREIFTLYNQRYRETGVPDLVVESYYRAGHAALKLGDVDTGRDLLFECTKVYEDFSTRPGIEVNFDIPAKAYVEIGDLLFDDYAAITLEGDLMDLDPLVQTATKKYGLMNELTEIYGRAARASDLEVNFSARYKAGLVYEQFYRTVSQMKLSFATLDQLMEENPDEAAELEETVMEQLAEFKSQMNTWAAEKGLDKAIQVYEFIIRSAEERGETNQWVQMAEERLADLIP